Part of the Eikenella corrodens genome is shown below.
ATTGGCCTGAATGATAGCGGCATCAGCAGCGATTCAGGCATGGGATTTGCGCTGTTTTTTGTTTTTGCCGGGCAGGGGGTGATGTTCCTGCAGCCAATCCAGCGCCTCTTTGGCTGCGGCTTGTTCGGCGGCGCGGCGGCTGGCGGCTTGGGCGCGGGTGATGTGGGCGAGTTCGCCCAAGTCGCAGGAGATGTCGAAACGGGCATCGCAGCCCTCGCCGGATTGGTGTTCGATGCGGTATTTGGGCAGGGGCAGGCGGCGGGCCTGCAGGGCTTCTTGGAGCAGGGTTTTCGGGTCTTTGCCCTGGTTGCTCAAATCGATGTTGGCAATGCGCCGGGCAAACAGGCGGCGCACGGTTTGCTCGGCGGCGGCGAAATCGGCATCGAAGCTGATGGCGGCCAGCAGGGCTTCCACGGCATCGGCCAGGATGGAGGGGCGGTCGAAGCCGCCGCTTTTGAGTTCGCCCACGCCCAAATACAGCGCG
Proteins encoded:
- the rnc gene encoding ribonuclease III; the encoded protein is MSKPTAKPRKLPKPDPRRARAGEELQRHLGHSFQNPRLLEQALTHRSYSAQNNERFEFVGDAILDYSVAKMLFDAFPGYSEGELSRLRANLVNQDVLAEIARSMGVGGALYLGVGELKSGGFDRPSILADAVEALLAAISFDADFAAAEQTVRRLFARRIANIDLSNQGKDPKTLLQEALQARRLPLPKYRIEHQSGEGCDARFDISCDLGELAHITRAQAASRRAAEQAAAKEALDWLQEHHPLPGKNKKQRKSHA